From a single Solenopsis invicta isolate M01_SB chromosome 4, UNIL_Sinv_3.0, whole genome shotgun sequence genomic region:
- the LOC120357623 gene encoding uncharacterized protein LOC120357623, whose protein sequence is MLIHDFCQRAFEIMQQTEGKRQRCFDRAENSAIRSNGCSFAVVPEVCTFYEFPLPMENRLLHYNLQEVVAVKPWVIILYDCIFSALFFRRDIMKCASRAINVENAVQSVARS, encoded by the exons ATGTTAATTCACGACTTCTGCCAACGAGCGTTCGAAATAATGCAGCAGACGGAGGGAAAGCGACAGCGATGCTTCGACCG AGCGGAAAACAGTGCAATTAGAAGCAACGGATGTAGCTTTGCCGTGGTGCCCGAAGTCTGCACGTTTTACGAATTCCCTCTGCCAATGGAGAATCGTCTGTTGCACTATAATTTGCAAGAAGTTGTGGCTGTCAAGCCGTGGGTTATAATTTTGTACGATTGTATCTTTTCCGCATTATTCTTTCGTCGTGATATAATGAAGTGCGCGTCGCGTGCAATTAACGTCGAGAATGCCGTACAGAGTGTCGCGCGATCATAA